A single genomic interval of Streptomyces sp. 1222.5 harbors:
- a CDS encoding GNAT family N-acetyltransferase → MRGSKVGPRARHEDDIPVLRAELYDDVVNSSRAGSGPWRPVTPGYKDPRLVVEDEEQRRAEFYVVELEGGSLIGTTVLWGIDPHNRSAHIGLGLLPSSRGKGYGTDVVAVLCHYAFVVRGLQRLQIETLSDNTAVLRSAERNGFVREGVLRSSAWVLGEFVDEVVLGLLAQDWKRDAQVQAAVRTQG, encoded by the coding sequence TTGAGAGGCAGCAAGGTCGGGCCCAGGGCTCGCCACGAGGACGACATCCCGGTCCTGCGGGCCGAGCTCTACGACGACGTGGTCAACTCCTCCCGGGCCGGGAGCGGACCGTGGCGGCCGGTCACACCCGGCTACAAGGATCCGCGGCTCGTGGTGGAGGACGAGGAGCAGCGGCGCGCCGAGTTCTACGTGGTGGAGCTCGAGGGCGGCAGTCTGATCGGCACCACGGTGCTCTGGGGCATCGACCCCCACAACCGATCCGCGCACATCGGGCTGGGGCTGCTGCCGTCCTCCCGTGGCAAGGGCTACGGCACCGACGTGGTCGCGGTGCTGTGCCACTACGCCTTCGTCGTGCGCGGCCTGCAGCGGCTGCAGATCGAGACGCTGTCGGACAACACCGCGGTGCTGCGCTCCGCCGAGCGCAACGGCTTCGTCCGCGAGGGTGTGCTGCGTTCCTCGGCCTGGGTGTTGGGCGAGTTCGTCGACGAAGTGGTGCTCGGACTCCTCGCCCAGGACTGGAAGCGGGATGCGCAGGTTCAGGCTGCCGTCCGCACCCAGGGCTGA